TGCCACCGCAGGAAGCGCACCCGGTCCTGGAAATCGCTCGTCTTGACTTCGTCGCCATCGACGCTGGTGATCGCCTGATTCGGGATGATCACCTGATCGTTCACCAGTGCGTAGGCGACCAGCACCAGGCTCAAGGCGACGAGGACAAGGATCGCGGCCAGAAAACGCCGCTGCCACATCTGTTCCAGCTCGGCGCGCGACTTGTATTCGGCGCGGCGTGCGCGATCTTCTTCAGTGAGCCGGCGCGAGCGAGGGCCGGCGGTCGTGCTTTTCTTGGCCATAAAGAGTTTTCTCCTCCAAAGAAGTGCATGACCTAAAAGGGAGGCATAGCCCTGTGGCTTGTGCCCCCCTCACGCTGGCCATCCGTCACCTGTGGCGCGGGGCAGCCAAACCGAGTTCGTCCCGGCCAGGGCGGCGCAGGTTGCTGCGGCACGCACTGGCCGGTCTGTTTGCTCAGCGCCCGGTGTCGTTAGGCGCGAGTCTGATCGTCGGTAAAGGGCAGCAGCGCGAGATGGCGTGCGCGTTTAATCTGGCGGGCCAGCAAGCGTTGGTGCTTGGAGGTCAAACCCGTCTGGCGGCGAGGCCGGATCTTAGCTCGCTCGGTGATGAAGCGGCGGAGCGTATCCACGTCCTTGTAGTCCGGCAGGGTGTGGTTGCCGGTAAAGTAGTCCTCTTTGCGCATGCGCGGGCCACGGCGGCCACGAGGGCCATCGTCAAAGCTGCGCTCACGCGAGGAGGAACGCGAGCGGCGACGCTCGCGCGGGTCGTCGTTGTCGTCCTGGTCGTTTCGGTCGAAGTCGGCCATGTTGCCGTATCCTCTCAAACTCGTCCGTTGAATTTCTGTGTGAGGTGTGCGATCGTGCGTGTAAGCACAGACGCGTTAGAACGCGTAATCCTCATTGTCGTAGTCGGCGGCGTCGTCATATTCGTGTGACGTGCGCCGGTCGCCGAGTAAGATCATCTCGTTGGCGACCAGTTCCGTGCGATAGTGACGGGTGCCGTTCTCGTCTTCCCACCCGCGCGTCTGCAAGCGGCCCTCGACGTAGACCTGCTGGCTCTTGTTGAGGTGCGACTTGCAAATTTCGGCCAGGTTGCCCCAGGCCACCACGTTGAACCACTCGGTTTCCTCGCGGCGCTCGCCGTCGGAGGACGTCCATGTGCGGCTCGTGGCGACGCTGAAACTGGCAACCGGACGCCCGCTGGGTGTGTAACGCAGTTCGGGGTCACGGCCCAACGTACCGATGATCATTACCTTGTTCAATCCGCGGGCCATGCCTACTGCGCTCCTAACGAGATAACTGCGACAGACACGGTGACCAGCCAGCGGCTGGCCTCGTCCTATTCTTCGTCCAGGCGCACGATGAGGTGACGAATGATGCGGTCACTCAGGTGTATCTGGCGCTCAAGCTCAGGCACCGCCTGGGGCGGGTAGCTCATCTTGAAGAAGACATAGTAGCCTTCACGAAAATCGTCGATGGGGTAAGCCAGACGGCGACGTCCCCAGTTATCGACGTTGTTGACGGTGCCTTTTTGGGCCTCGACCCATCCACGCACAGTCTCAACCACTGCCGGGACTTCCGTCTCCGGCACGCTGATGGGGATAATGAATCCCAACTCGTATTCGTTCATTTTGTGGAGTTTCTCCTTTCCTTGGGATTACCTGCCGGGTTCGGCTGGCGCCGACCAGCAAGCGGAAAGACGCTCGCCTCAAAAGCGAGCGTACTGATCGGTGAAATACTACCGCAGCGGCGGGGGTTTGGCAAGGCCGGATGCGTCGCTGAGGCGGGGCAATCTTACATCTCGGCTTACAGGCGGGCCGGTGTCGAAAACCGGGCGCAGCGGTCCCATGATGATGCACAGTTCCAAAATAATCCGGTTATCACCGCGTCCTCGCCCCTGGCCCTGCTCCAGTCTGGGCTGGCGCGGGGAGAAACCCATGCCCCATACCGTAGGGGCGGAGCAAGCCCCGCCCGGTTTTTGCCTTGTTCACCTTCCCTCCGCTTGCGTGGGAAGGGGTCAGGGGATGGGGGCCGCGCCCATAGGAGTAAGCTAACGGAGCAAATGTGACCTTTTCCCCTGGCGTAAAACAAAGTGTAGCATCGGTAACCGTAGGGGTAGAGCTTGCTCTACCGTTTTTTTCTCTTAACGGGCAATGTTTGCACTGCCCCTACGAAAGGCGCGATACTGCAGTTTTTCCCCTCCAAGAACCTTAACTTAATGCGTATGGGATGGGGACTGTCTTGTGAATCACGTTGCCGGATTTAAGAGTTAATGCGCATGATCATGGCATGGTCACGCGGCGGTCACGCCGAGCGTGTTATGCTGGGGCCTCAATAAAAATGTTAAGCTCAAAAAAACCTATAAAACTGCTTTTGCATTACTGCAAACTGTACTAGACTTCCATTAGCATCTAAAAGCCAAGGAGGCTACGACGCCATGTGGCAGGGCAAACGACTACGACTCTGGCTGTGGACCTGGCTGATAATCGCCGCACTGGCGCTGCCAACGGCAGCGCCCGCGCAGGCCGCCAGCCGCAGCGCGCAATCTGACCCGGCGCTGTCGCTGCGGATGAACGCGGACGGCGCAGACTCGGTTTTTGAGCAGCAAGCCGATTACATGAACCAATGGATGGCATCGCGCCCGTCGCGCCCGCCGGTCGATCCCATCGCGCAGCAGCAGACGACCGCCGCCTGGACGGTGATGGTCTACATCGCCGCCGACAACAACCTGGAAGTCGCGGGCCTGGTCGACATCACCGAGATGGAAGCGGTCGGCTCCTCGGAAGACGTGAATATCGTCGTGCAGATCGACCGCTCCGAGGACTACACCACCCTCGAAGGCGACTGGACCGACGCGCGCCGTTACTACATCCAGCAGGACGACGACGTGGACTCGATCAGCTCGCCAGTGGTCGAGCAGCTGGGCGAGATCGACAGCGGCGATCCAGGTAGCGTGGCGGACTTCGCCA
This sequence is a window from Aggregatilinea lenta. Protein-coding genes within it:
- the rpsR gene encoding 30S ribosomal protein S18 — encoded protein: MRKEDYFTGNHTLPDYKDVDTLRRFITERAKIRPRRQTGLTSKHQRLLARQIKRARHLALLPFTDDQTRA
- a CDS encoding single-stranded DNA-binding protein, with protein sequence MARGLNKVMIIGTLGRDPELRYTPSGRPVASFSVATSRTWTSSDGERREETEWFNVVAWGNLAEICKSHLNKSQQVYVEGRLQTRGWEDENGTRHYRTELVANEMILLGDRRTSHEYDDAADYDNEDYAF
- the rpsF gene encoding 30S ribosomal protein S6: MNEYELGFIIPISVPETEVPAVVETVRGWVEAQKGTVNNVDNWGRRRLAYPIDDFREGYYVFFKMSYPPQAVPELERQIHLSDRIIRHLIVRLDEE